From Toxotes jaculatrix isolate fToxJac2 chromosome 1, fToxJac2.pri, whole genome shotgun sequence, a single genomic window includes:
- the lyve1a gene encoding lymphatic vessel endothelial hyaluronic acid receptor 1a isoform X1, with translation MNMILLCFTSVLSITSVISGQNIDTSHIRVYPAANQSIAGVFQVSLLNGFNQPQYAFNASEARSLCLSLGVNIASKAQVQEALSRGLETCRFGWIDEHFAVIPRIKALFNCGQSQTGLVTWRASVTQKFDVFCFNESDAAIQLKDTTTDSRLSSKDYSGQTYSTQTAQHLSSSSPHSSSSTAPKTIDNEIEPARFVGSAQGSAGVKVMLITSTCALLLIAIIFLVYLKLRRSCSQSPDMKQHQEYIETEDWTCAKNVKGSKEDVQNDERIEVDGDAS, from the exons ATGAATATGATTTTGCTTTGCTTCACATCAGTGTTGTCAATTACTTCAGTCATCTCTGGTCAAAATATTGACACAAGCCACATCAGAG TTTACCCAGCAGCGAACCAAAGTATTGCTGGAGTATTCCAGGTTAGCCTTTTAAATGGCTTCAACCAGCCACAGTATGCCTTCAATGCCTCTGAAGCTCGGAGCCTCTGCTTGTCCCTCGGAGTGAACATTGCCTCAAAAGCACAAGTACAGGAAGCTCTCAGTAGAGGTTTAGAAACATGCAG gttTGGATGGATCGATGAACATTTTGCAGTCATTCCCCGCATCAAGGCACTCTTTAATTGTGGCCAAAGCCAAACAGGCTTGGTGACATGGCGAGCCTCTGTGACACAAAAGTTTGATGTGTTTTGCTTCAATGAATCAG atgCGGCGATACAACTGAAGGATACAACCACTGACAGCCGTCTAAGCAGCAAGGATTACTCAGGGCAGACATACTCCACCCAGACAGCACAacatttgtcttcctcctcccctcattCATCTTCCTCCACAGCTCCTAAAACCATAGACAATGAGATAGAACCAGCCCGCTTCGTCGGCAGTGCACAAGGCTCTGCAGGAG TAAAGGTTATGCTCATCACCTCAACCTGTGCCCTTCTCCTTATTGCAATAATCTTTCTTGTATATCTAAAATT gaggaggagttgcTCTCAGAGCCCTGACATGAAGCAGCACCAGGAGTACATCGAGACAGAAGACTGGACGTGTGCAAAGAATGTAAAGGGAAGCAAGGAAGATGTTCAGAATGATGAGAGGATAGAAGTGGATGGCGATGcaagttaa
- the lyve1a gene encoding lymphatic vessel endothelial hyaluronic acid receptor 1a isoform X2 gives MNMILLCFTSVLSITSVISGQNIDTSHIRVYPAANQSIAGVFQVSLLNGFNQPQYAFNASEARSLCLSLGVNIASKAQVQEALSRGLETCRFGWIDEHFAVIPRIKALFNCGQSQTGLVTWRASVTQKFDVFCFNESDAAIQLKDTTTDSRLSSKDYSGQTYSTQTAQHLSSSSPHSSSSTAPKTIDNEIEPARFVGSAQGSAGGYAHHLNLCPSPYCNNLSCISKIEEELLSEP, from the exons ATGAATATGATTTTGCTTTGCTTCACATCAGTGTTGTCAATTACTTCAGTCATCTCTGGTCAAAATATTGACACAAGCCACATCAGAG TTTACCCAGCAGCGAACCAAAGTATTGCTGGAGTATTCCAGGTTAGCCTTTTAAATGGCTTCAACCAGCCACAGTATGCCTTCAATGCCTCTGAAGCTCGGAGCCTCTGCTTGTCCCTCGGAGTGAACATTGCCTCAAAAGCACAAGTACAGGAAGCTCTCAGTAGAGGTTTAGAAACATGCAG gttTGGATGGATCGATGAACATTTTGCAGTCATTCCCCGCATCAAGGCACTCTTTAATTGTGGCCAAAGCCAAACAGGCTTGGTGACATGGCGAGCCTCTGTGACACAAAAGTTTGATGTGTTTTGCTTCAATGAATCAG atgCGGCGATACAACTGAAGGATACAACCACTGACAGCCGTCTAAGCAGCAAGGATTACTCAGGGCAGACATACTCCACCCAGACAGCACAacatttgtcttcctcctcccctcattCATCTTCCTCCACAGCTCCTAAAACCATAGACAATGAGATAGAACCAGCCCGCTTCGTCGGCAGTGCACAAGGCTCTGCAGGAG GTTATGCTCATCACCTCAACCTGTGCCCTTCTCCTTATTGCAATAATCTTTCTTGTATATCTAAAATT gaggaggagttgcTCTCAGAGCCCTGA